One genomic region from Gossypium hirsutum isolate 1008001.06 chromosome D13, Gossypium_hirsutum_v2.1, whole genome shotgun sequence encodes:
- the LOC107918803 gene encoding UDP-glucose 6-dehydrogenase 5, with the protein MVKICCIGAGYVGGPTMAVIALKCPNIQVAVVDISTARINAWNSDTLPIYEPGLDEVVKKCRGKNLSFSTDVEKHVAESDIVFVSVNTPTKTQGLGAGKAADLTYWESAARMIADVAKSNKIVVEKSTVPVKTAEAIEKILTHNSKGINFSILSNPEFLAEGTAISDLLNPDRVLIGGRETPEGKKAIEALRDVYAHWVPVDRILCTNLWSAELSKLAANAFLAQRISSVNAMSALCEATGADVSQVAHAVGKDTRIGPKFLNASVGFGGSCFQKDILNLVYICECNGLPEVATYWKQVIKVNDYQKTRFVNRIVSSMFNTVSGKKIAVLGFAFKKDTGDTRETPAIDVCKGLIGDKAKLSIYDPQVNQDQIQRDLSMKKFDWDHPVHLQPMSPTSVKDVSVVWDAYTATKDAHGICILTEWDEFKNLDYQKIFNDMQKPAFVFDGRNVVDAERLRKIGFIVYSIGKPLDDWLKDMPAVA; encoded by the coding sequence atggTGAAAATTTGTTGCATCGGAGCTGGATACGTCGGCGGTCCGACCATGGCCGTCATTGCCCTGAAATGTCCCAACATTCAAGTAGCTGTCGTGGACATATCCACCGCTAGAATCAATGCCTGGAACAGTGATACACTCCCCATCTACGAGCCAGGTCTCGACGAGGTGGTCAAAAAATGCCGAGGTAAAAACCTGTCATTCAGTACCGATGTCGAGAAACATGTCGCCGAGTCCGACATAGTGTTTGTCTCCGTCAACACCCCGACGAAAACCCAAGGTCTCGGAGCTGGGAAAGCCGCCGATTTGACCTACTGGGAGAGCGCCGCTCGTATGATCGCTGATGTAGCGAAATCGAACAAGATCGTGGTCGAAAAATCGACGGTGCCCGTTAAAACAGCCGAGGCGATCGAGAAGATTTTGACCCACAATAGCAAAGGGATCAACTTTTCGATACTTTCGAACCCTGAATTCCTCGCTGAAGGCACTGCGATTAGTGATTTACTTAACCCTGATCGTGTTCTTATCGGTGGCAGGGAAACTCCGGAAGGTAAAAAGGCTATTGAAGCATTGAGGGATGTGTACGCACATTGGGTCCCCGTGGATCGTATCTTATGCACCAATCTGTGGTCTGCTGAGCTTTCCAAGCTGGCTGCTAATGCGTTTTTGGCTCAGAGGATCTCGTCGGTTAACGCCATGTCGGCGTTATGCGAGGCGACCGGCGCCGATGTGAGCCAAGTGGCTCATGCTGTTGGGAAAGATACGAGAATAGGACCCAAGTTCTTGAATGCTAGTGTTGGTTTCGGTGGATCTTGTTTCCAAAAGGATATCCTCAACTTAGTTTACATATGTGAGTGCAATGGGCTCCCTGAGGTGGCCACTTACTGGAAACAAGTGATTAAGGTGAATGACTACCAGAAAACCCGGTTCGTAAACCGGATTGTGTCGTCGATGTTCAACACGGTGTCGGGGAAAAAGATCGCGGTGCTGGGATTCGCATTCAAGAAGGACACGGGGGACACGAGGGAAACCCCGGCGATCGATGTGTGCAAAGGGCTGATAGGGGACAAGGCCAAACTGAGCATATACGACCCACAAGTGAACCAAGACCAGATTCAGAGGGATCTTTCGATGAAGAAATTCGACTGGGACCATCCGGTCCATCTTCAGCCGATGAGCCCTACTTCGGTGAAGGACGTAAGTGTGGTTTGGGATGCATATACTGCAACAAAGGATGCTCATGGGATTTGCATTCTCACCGAGTGGGACGAGTTTAAAAACCTGGATTACCAGAAGATTTTCAATGACATGCAGAAGCCGGCCTTCGTGTTCGATGGCCGGAACGTCGTCGACGCAGAGAGGCTGCGGAAAATTGGATTCATCGTCTATTCCATTGGGAAGCCATTGGATGATTGGCTTAAGGACATGCCAGCTGTGGCTTAG